One segment of Carya illinoinensis cultivar Pawnee chromosome 1, C.illinoinensisPawnee_v1, whole genome shotgun sequence DNA contains the following:
- the LOC122280261 gene encoding cyclic nucleotide-gated ion channel 1-like: protein MADPALLRRRVRANSGLVMPVDLYVEVPMLQQNGTLLKLILERLRPVYYKEGSYIFREGEPIDRMVFLTSGTVLKLRTINGQGTVLDYIESGDNLDEVNKNILDWGFKLDSPTYGLSNLPISESTLKTHTEVDGFHLRAKELMEVFRKAPSNIEEAGVYWTPWKVQIDHRQPAQGGGSTSST from the exons ATGGCTGATCCTGCTCTCCTCCGCAGGAGAGTTAGGGCTAATTCAGGGTTAGTTATGCCTGTTGACCTTTATGTGGAG GTGCCAATGCTTCAACAAAATGGTACACTGTTGAAATTGATCCTCGAGAGGCTCAGGCCAGTGTACTATAAGGAGGGCAGCTACATTTTCCGGGAGGGAGAACCTATCGACCGGATGGTCTTCCTCACGTCCGGCACAGTGTTGAAACTCAGGACCATCAATGGCCAGGGAACCGTACTCGACTATATTGAAAGTGGTGATAATTTGGATGAAGTTAACAAAAATATTCTTGATTGGGGTTTCAAATTAGACTCCCCCACATACGGCCTATCCAACCTCCCAATCTCTGAAAGCACTCTTAAAACCCATACGGAAGTTGATGGCTTTCATCTAAGGGCCAAGGAACTGATGGAAGTGTTTCGCAAAGCACCTTCTAATATAGAAGAAGCTGGCGTCTACTGGACGCCATGGAAAGTCCAGATCGATCATAGGCAGCCGGCCCAAGGTGGTGGTTCCACGAGTAGTACTTAA